In Lascolabacillus massiliensis, a single genomic region encodes these proteins:
- a CDS encoding NAD(P)-dependent oxidoreductase: MKRVLITYRLKPEGLTVLNDKYELTLPKDRSFFSREEVLELIPEYDVLVPNFSFFTDKEIMDRGVNLELISNFGVGFNNIDVDYATRKGIVVTNIPKTTREPTAEFAFALLLGAARRIGYYDRKIRTPQGVSWGTYTDAGLPVFGKTLGIIGMGRIGQSLARRAVASGMNIIYNNRNRLAEDIEKQYSARFVSKDELLKTADFISLNAPSTPETYHMIGEKEFNMMKQTAVFINTARGDMVDEKAMLKALKENRIWAAALDVFENEPHILPELLELDNVLLAPHAGTKTLEDRIAMSVEMAQNIVGFYEGTYPISRVN, from the coding sequence ATGAAGAGAGTGTTAATTACTTACCGCCTGAAACCTGAAGGGCTTACTGTTTTAAATGATAAATATGAGCTCACCCTTCCCAAAGATAGATCTTTTTTTTCAAGAGAAGAGGTTCTTGAATTAATACCGGAATATGATGTATTAGTACCAAATTTTAGTTTTTTTACAGATAAGGAAATAATGGACAGAGGTGTAAATCTTGAATTAATCTCTAATTTTGGAGTCGGGTTCAATAATATTGATGTAGATTATGCAACAAGAAAGGGAATAGTGGTAACAAATATTCCAAAAACCACAAGAGAGCCAACTGCTGAGTTTGCTTTTGCTCTTCTTCTTGGAGCAGCCAGAAGGATAGGGTATTATGACCGAAAGATTCGTACTCCACAAGGTGTAAGCTGGGGTACTTATACAGATGCTGGTCTTCCTGTTTTTGGAAAAACTCTTGGAATAATAGGGATGGGTAGAATTGGTCAGTCTCTGGCACGACGAGCAGTTGCTTCAGGTATGAATATAATATATAATAACAGAAACAGGCTGGCTGAGGATATAGAGAAGCAATATTCTGCCCGTTTTGTTTCAAAGGACGAATTGTTGAAAACTGCCGATTTTATATCACTCAATGCCCCTTCAACTCCTGAGACATATCATATGATTGGAGAGAAAGAGTTTAATATGATGAAACAAACAGCAGTTTTTATCAATACAGCACGTGGTGATATGGTTGATGAAAAGGCAATGTTAAAAGCATTAAAAGAGAACAGAATATGGGCTGCTGCTCTTGATGTTTTTGAGAATGAACCCCATATTCTTCCCGAGTTGTTAGAGCTTGATAATGTGCTGCTGGCACCTCATGCAGGAACTAAAACTTTAGAGGACAGAATTGCCATGTCGGTAGAGATGGCACAGAATATTGTAGGTTTCTATGAAGGTACATATCCTATTTCACGTGTAAATTAA
- a CDS encoding SIS domain-containing protein: MTYEEIQTILKKETNAILNIPITDQYEKAIDLIVEYVHEKRGKLVISGMGKAGQIGQNISTTFCSTGTPSIFLHPSEAQHGDLGVLQENDLLLLITNSGETREIIELVELARGLYEQVPIIVITGNNSSVLAKKADVFLLTGNPAEVCPLDLTPTTSTTVMTVMGDILVVGTMKRINFSISEYAKRHHGGYLGDKSRNAEIRVKELNKEK; encoded by the coding sequence ATGACGTACGAAGAAATACAAACAATCCTAAAGAAGGAAACAAACGCAATTCTTAATATTCCTATTACTGACCAATACGAGAAAGCAATCGATTTAATTGTAGAGTACGTACATGAAAAACGAGGAAAGCTTGTTATTAGCGGTATGGGTAAAGCAGGACAGATAGGACAAAACATATCAACAACCTTCTGTTCTACGGGTACACCATCAATTTTCCTGCATCCCAGTGAGGCTCAGCATGGTGATCTTGGAGTACTGCAGGAGAATGATCTTCTGCTTTTAATTACAAATTCCGGTGAAACACGTGAGATTATTGAGTTGGTTGAACTTGCCAGAGGATTATACGAGCAAGTACCAATTATTGTAATTACCGGAAATAATTCAAGTGTACTGGCAAAAAAAGCAGATGTATTTCTGCTTACCGGAAATCCTGCTGAAGTTTGTCCATTGGATCTTACCCCTACTACATCTACAACAGTAATGACTGTAATGGGAGATATACTTGTTGTAGGTACAATGAAGAGAATTAATTTCAGTATTAGCGAATATGCAAAAAGGCACCATGGGGGTTATCTGGGAGATAAATCCAGAAATGCAGAAATTCGTGTTAAAGAACTTAATAAAGAGAAATAA
- the miaA gene encoding tRNA (adenosine(37)-N6)-dimethylallyltransferase MiaA yields MNILLVLLGPTGVGKTEWSLNVAEKLNSPILSADSRQIYKGMSICTAAPTQAQMQRVPHYFVEILSPEDYYSASIYEQEALAMLRKLFKDHRVIVMTGGSMMYIDAVCNGIDDIPTIDSSLRKDIQELYKKEGLDPIRQQLKILDPQFYSEVDLKNPKRVIHALEVCLMAGKPYSSLRTNSKKERPFDIVKVGFNMDREQLYDRINRRVENMVEEGLIEEARSFYPIRHLNSLNTVGYKELFEYFDGRCTLDFAIDKIKQHSRNYARKQITWFKKDKDINWINLSNSEDMVVERILNLLPQ; encoded by the coding sequence ATGAATATCCTCCTCGTATTGCTTGGTCCTACAGGTGTTGGTAAGACCGAGTGGAGTCTAAACGTGGCGGAGAAATTAAACAGTCCGATATTATCAGCCGATTCAAGGCAGATCTATAAGGGTATGAGTATCTGTACAGCCGCACCTACTCAAGCACAGATGCAGCGCGTACCACATTATTTCGTTGAAATATTATCTCCCGAAGATTATTATAGTGCAAGTATATATGAGCAGGAGGCATTAGCAATGCTCCGGAAGCTCTTCAAAGATCATAGAGTTATTGTTATGACTGGAGGTTCTATGATGTATATAGATGCTGTTTGTAATGGTATTGATGATATACCTACTATTGATAGTTCATTACGAAAAGATATTCAGGAGTTATATAAAAAAGAGGGCCTCGATCCTATTCGCCAGCAACTGAAAATTCTGGATCCACAGTTTTATTCCGAAGTAGATTTGAAAAATCCAAAACGAGTAATTCATGCTCTTGAAGTTTGTTTGATGGCAGGAAAACCCTATTCCTCATTACGTACTAATTCAAAAAAGGAACGCCCTTTTGATATTGTAAAGGTTGGTTTTAATATGGATAGAGAACAATTATATGATAGAATAAACAGGCGCGTTGAAAATATGGTTGAAGAAGGTCTTATTGAAGAAGCGCGCAGTTTTTATCCTATCAGGCATCTTAATTCATTAAATACAGTGGGGTATAAAGAGCTTTTCGAATATTTTGATGGAAGGTGTACACTTGATTTTGCAATTGATAAGATTAAACAACACTCACGAAATTATGCAAGAAAGCAGATAACCTGGTTTAAAAAAGATAAAGATATAAATTGGATAAATCTGTCAAACTCAGAAGATATGGTTGTAGAAAGAATACTGAACTTGCTGCCACAGTGA
- a CDS encoding IS1096 element passenger TnpR family protein: MIFKFLILSDEVDNFKREIKIDADATFLDLYKSILDCTGYSDKEMASFFLTDNKWRKKQEITLVEMDTDSDEDSFTMDECVLSDFLEDEKQKLMFVFEYLTERALYIELSEIIPGKNLKKAICTVSEGEPPVQITEIQDVKHEGVTFDLGESFYGDENFDLDELDKEGFDGLDEIDISSNTDSADIY; the protein is encoded by the coding sequence ATGATATTCAAGTTTCTAATTCTGTCGGATGAAGTTGACAACTTCAAAAGGGAAATTAAAATAGATGCTGATGCAACATTCCTGGATTTATATAAATCCATATTGGATTGCACCGGTTATAGTGATAAAGAGATGGCTTCATTTTTTCTCACTGATAATAAATGGCGAAAGAAGCAGGAAATTACTCTGGTTGAAATGGATACCGATTCAGATGAAGATTCATTTACAATGGATGAGTGTGTATTAAGTGATTTTCTTGAGGATGAAAAACAAAAACTTATGTTCGTGTTTGAATATCTGACCGAACGTGCTTTATATATTGAGTTATCAGAAATAATACCCGGGAAAAATCTAAAAAAAGCTATCTGCACTGTTTCTGAAGGTGAACCACCTGTTCAGATTACTGAAATACAGGATGTAAAGCATGAAGGAGTAACTTTTGATTTGGGCGAATCATTTTATGGTGATGAAAACTTTGATCTGGATGAATTAGATAAGGAAGGTTTTGATGGTTTGGACGAGATCGACATTTCATCAAATACTGATTCAGCTGATATTTATTAA
- the purE gene encoding 5-(carboxyamino)imidazole ribonucleotide mutase — MKPIVSIIMGSTSDLPVMEKAAKFLDEMEVPFEINALSAHRTPEEVEIFAKGAAENGIKVIIAAAGMAAHLPGVIASMTSIPVIGVPIKASLEGIDALLSIVQMPPGIPVATVGINGSLNAAILALQMIATGDEALQNKLVEYKISLKNKIKKANEELAQVSYKYKTN, encoded by the coding sequence ATGAAGCCTATAGTAAGTATCATTATGGGAAGCACTTCTGATCTTCCTGTAATGGAAAAAGCAGCCAAGTTTCTTGATGAGATGGAGGTGCCATTCGAGATAAATGCACTTTCAGCTCACAGAACTCCTGAAGAGGTTGAAATATTTGCAAAGGGTGCTGCAGAAAATGGTATCAAGGTGATTATTGCTGCAGCAGGTATGGCTGCACATTTGCCCGGAGTAATTGCTTCAATGACATCAATACCGGTTATCGGTGTTCCAATTAAAGCATCACTGGAAGGGATTGATGCACTGCTTTCAATTGTGCAGATGCCACCTGGAATACCTGTTGCAACCGTTGGTATAAACGGATCCCTTAATGCTGCTATACTTGCTTTGCAGATGATTGCCACAGGAGATGAGGCATTGCAAAATAAATTGGTAGAATATAAAATTTCACTTAAAAATAAGATCAAGAAAGCTAACGAAGAGTTGGCTCAGGTTTCATATAAATATAAAACCAATTGA
- a CDS encoding phosphatase PAP2 family protein yields the protein MKSIAHVISTVFQPLLMPAYSILLLFAYTYFGAIYSHKFWQIITPVLFFSFIIPAVLITILYKLGIISDLSLKVRKERIYPYLITLISYTVMIIYYYRMNMPTWFMMIMASSVAIMIIAILITFIWKISAHMFGIGGLTGGAMAVCYFVERSNPYIMFMGLFILAGLIGTSRLILKRHTLSQVIAGFLLGFIVSFTFVWIGT from the coding sequence ATGAAATCGATAGCACATGTAATCTCCACAGTTTTCCAGCCATTATTGATGCCGGCGTACAGCATTTTACTACTGTTCGCTTACACCTATTTTGGTGCAATTTATTCTCATAAATTCTGGCAAATAATTACTCCCGTACTGTTCTTTTCATTTATTATTCCGGCAGTACTTATAACTATATTATATAAACTGGGTATAATTTCGGATCTGTCACTTAAAGTTCGAAAGGAGCGTATTTATCCATATTTAATCACACTTATCTCATACACTGTAATGATTATATATTATTACAGAATGAATATGCCTACCTGGTTTATGATGATTATGGCTTCATCTGTTGCCATTATGATAATTGCCATACTTATTACATTTATATGGAAAATAAGTGCACATATGTTTGGCATTGGAGGTCTGACTGGTGGTGCAATGGCTGTTTGTTATTTCGTAGAACGCTCCAACCCCTATATTATGTTTATGGGTTTGTTTATTCTTGCAGGATTAATAGGTACATCCAGACTTATCTTAAAACGACACACACTTTCGCAAGTTATAGCCGGGTTTCTACTTGGTTTTATTGTGTCTTTTACGTTTGTTTGGATCGGCACATAA
- a CDS encoding porin family protein: MKKIKLMLVLALFAMVTAVSAQVSLGVKGGINMSNLYGDELDNENVKIGFNVGLLADIDFSFNSAIQTGLFFTTKGYKYDSGNLDYTENLMYIQLPVHYAYKIDVTPGTRVVFHAGPYAAYGVGGSRKLDAGELGSLEVDKIFGDGMSQYKPFDAGLGLGVGAEFGPILVDLGWDMGLVNISNTSNGNVKNQNAYLSVGYKF; the protein is encoded by the coding sequence ATGAAAAAAATCAAATTAATGCTGGTACTAGCATTGTTTGCAATGGTAACAGCTGTAAGTGCTCAGGTGAGTTTAGGTGTTAAAGGTGGAATTAATATGTCCAACTTATATGGAGATGAACTGGATAATGAAAATGTGAAAATTGGGTTTAATGTTGGCTTATTAGCTGACATCGACTTCTCTTTCAATTCGGCAATTCAAACTGGTTTGTTTTTTACTACAAAAGGGTATAAGTATGATTCAGGAAATTTAGACTATACAGAAAACCTTATGTATATACAGCTGCCTGTTCATTATGCATATAAAATTGATGTTACTCCCGGAACAAGAGTTGTGTTTCATGCAGGACCTTATGCTGCATATGGAGTTGGTGGAAGTAGAAAACTGGATGCAGGAGAATTAGGTTCATTGGAAGTAGATAAAATATTTGGTGATGGAATGTCACAATACAAACCTTTTGATGCAGGACTTGGCCTTGGTGTTGGAGCTGAATTCGGACCAATTCTAGTAGACTTAGGATGGGATATGGGATTGGTAAATATTTCGAATACCAGTAATGGAAACGTGAAAAATCAAAACGCCTACCTATCTGTTGGATACAAATTCTAA
- a CDS encoding M16 family metallopeptidase: MNKFSEQNNILNTLNSYKLENGLRIIHRQFPSEISYCGLVINTGTRDEYPSEYGMAHFVEHMLFKGTKNRRAHHIMNRMENVGGDLNAYTTKEETFIYATFLQEHFPRAMELLSDIIFNSEFSENQISKEREVILDEINSYDDSPAELIFDDFENLMFEGHEIGHYILGYQETLNSFKSDNILNFVNRQYKMENMVLFSFGKTPFEKVIKQAEKHFAFKKNVFGALNTEVKKRLSPGYLKPISRVIQKNTTQSHVVLGWKTMNMYNPDKYVLYLLNSVLGGGSMNSRLNSSLREKHGLVYNVESNHTLYTDTGFLSIYYACDPKNREKCRKLINKEIKRLMTKELTPMQLTVAKRQLMGQMGISAENNESNSLVMAKSFLHFNQSSSLDIIFSKINNVTSAQILEMANEIFNTGEFELVYI; the protein is encoded by the coding sequence ATGAACAAGTTTTCAGAACAAAATAATATACTAAACACTTTAAATAGCTATAAACTGGAAAATGGCTTGCGAATAATTCACAGACAGTTTCCATCGGAGATATCTTATTGTGGACTGGTTATAAATACAGGAACTCGTGACGAGTATCCATCAGAATATGGTATGGCTCATTTTGTGGAACATATGTTGTTTAAAGGTACAAAAAACCGCAGAGCACATCATATAATGAATAGGATGGAGAATGTAGGAGGTGACCTGAATGCATATACTACAAAGGAAGAGACCTTTATATATGCTACTTTCCTGCAGGAACATTTTCCACGTGCAATGGAGCTGCTAAGTGATATAATTTTCAATTCTGAGTTTTCCGAAAACCAGATAAGTAAAGAGCGTGAGGTTATACTGGATGAGATTAACTCATATGATGATTCTCCTGCCGAATTGATATTTGATGACTTTGAAAATCTTATGTTTGAAGGTCATGAAATTGGTCACTATATATTAGGTTATCAAGAAACTCTTAACAGTTTCAAATCAGACAATATCCTCAATTTTGTGAACCGTCAGTATAAGATGGAGAATATGGTTCTTTTTTCTTTTGGAAAAACTCCTTTTGAAAAGGTAATTAAGCAGGCTGAAAAACACTTTGCATTTAAAAAGAATGTTTTTGGTGCTTTGAATACTGAAGTAAAAAAACGACTGTCTCCCGGTTATTTAAAACCAATTTCAAGGGTAATTCAAAAGAATACTACACAGTCGCACGTTGTTTTGGGCTGGAAAACAATGAACATGTATAATCCTGATAAGTATGTACTCTATCTGCTTAACAGCGTTCTTGGAGGAGGGAGCATGAATAGCCGGCTAAACAGCTCCTTAAGGGAAAAACATGGACTGGTTTACAATGTTGAATCAAATCATACATTATATACCGACACAGGCTTTTTGTCTATATATTATGCATGTGATCCTAAAAACAGGGAAAAGTGCCGAAAGTTAATTAATAAAGAGATAAAGAGATTAATGACCAAAGAACTTACACCTATGCAACTAACCGTGGCTAAACGTCAGCTGATGGGACAGATGGGAATATCAGCTGAGAATAATGAAAGCAACTCACTTGTTATGGCTAAGAGTTTTCTGCATTTCAACCAATCGTCTTCTCTGGATATTATTTTCTCAAAAATAAACAATGTAACATCAGCACAGATTTTAGAAATGGCTAATGAAATTTTCAATACCGGAGAATTCGAACTTGTCTATATTTAA
- the rpoN gene encoding RNA polymerase factor sigma-54 — MALRQQQELKQIQRLSPLQMQVIKLIELNNVEVEDRIKQEIEENPALETTDNDLSESSVIDDEISEADNLTQDEMILGDYFSDDDIPDYRLNKSERKSDTDFFEISYYDDKSLHDYLFEQIGLMDLDSEKQTIAEYIIGNIDENGYLQRDLQSISNDLLFQQQLDVTPLQLEDILYEIQDLDPAGIGARDLQECLLIQLGREKQSEEVEIATTIITDYFEEFSKKHYDKIIRLLNITQEKLKDAIEVIISLNPKPGNTLGGTMQTAMNNITPDFIVDSYNGEVTIQLNNSNIPNLRVNRNFSEMLKGYTDNKTSMSSDDKQAILFMKQKVDSAKWFIDAVRQRQNTLQRTMEAIVSIQYDFFLTEDETMLKPMILKDVAEKTGFDISTISRVSNSKYVQTNTNIYPLKYFFSEAMQTVDGEDISSREVKSILMESIENENSAKPLTDEQLTKILNSKGYVIARRTVAKYREQLNIPVARLRKKL, encoded by the coding sequence ATGGCTTTAAGGCAGCAACAAGAACTTAAACAGATACAACGGCTATCACCTCTTCAGATGCAGGTGATTAAGCTGATTGAACTTAATAATGTTGAAGTAGAGGATCGGATAAAACAGGAAATTGAAGAAAATCCGGCACTTGAAACAACTGATAATGACCTGTCTGAAAGTTCAGTTATTGATGATGAAATATCCGAAGCAGATAATTTGACCCAGGATGAAATGATTCTGGGTGATTATTTTTCAGATGATGATATTCCCGATTACAGACTTAACAAATCAGAGAGAAAGAGTGATACTGACTTTTTCGAGATCAGCTATTATGATGATAAATCATTGCATGATTATCTGTTTGAACAAATCGGACTAATGGATTTGGACTCAGAAAAACAGACAATAGCTGAGTATATTATAGGCAATATTGATGAAAACGGTTATCTGCAAAGAGATTTGCAATCTATTTCCAACGACCTGCTTTTTCAGCAACAGCTGGATGTAACTCCTCTGCAACTTGAGGATATATTATACGAAATTCAGGATCTTGACCCGGCAGGTATAGGTGCACGTGATCTTCAGGAATGCCTGCTGATACAACTCGGTCGAGAAAAACAATCTGAAGAGGTTGAAATTGCAACCACTATAATTACGGATTATTTCGAGGAATTTTCCAAAAAACATTACGATAAAATAATACGTCTGCTAAACATCACTCAGGAAAAATTAAAAGATGCAATTGAAGTAATTATTTCTCTTAATCCAAAACCGGGAAATACTCTTGGAGGGACAATGCAGACTGCAATGAATAATATTACTCCCGACTTTATAGTCGATTCGTATAACGGTGAAGTGACAATTCAACTGAATAACAGCAATATACCTAACCTAAGAGTTAATCGTAATTTTTCAGAAATGCTAAAGGGATATACTGACAACAAAACCAGTATGTCATCAGATGATAAACAGGCAATACTTTTCATGAAGCAGAAGGTGGATTCTGCAAAATGGTTCATTGATGCAGTAAGACAAAGGCAAAACACTCTGCAACGTACAATGGAAGCAATAGTAAGCATTCAGTATGATTTCTTTCTCACTGAAGATGAAACTATGCTAAAACCAATGATTCTAAAAGATGTGGCTGAAAAAACCGGATTTGATATTTCTACTATTTCAAGAGTCAGTAACAGCAAATATGTACAGACAAATACTAATATTTATCCACTGAAATATTTTTTCTCTGAAGCAATGCAAACCGTAGATGGCGAAGATATTTCATCGAGAGAAGTAAAATCTATATTAATGGAGAGTATAGAAAATGAAAATTCTGCAAAACCTCTTACAGATGAACAGCTTACAAAAATACTTAATAGCAAAGGTTATGTTATTGCCCGTAGAACTGTTGCAAAATACAGAGAACAATTAAATATTCCCGTGGCACGTTTGAGAAAAAAACTTTAA
- the gcvH gene encoding glycine cleavage system protein GcvH, with protein sequence MNFPENLKYSSDHEWVRVEGNEAFIGITDFAQEELGDIVFIDVSTEGETLEQGEVFGSVEAVKTVSDLLMPVSGEVLEINPELDDAPEMVNQDPYEKGWIIKVTIEKPEELDGLMSAADYKSFIGK encoded by the coding sequence ATGAATTTTCCTGAAAACTTAAAGTACTCTTCCGATCATGAATGGGTGAGAGTGGAAGGCAACGAAGCTTTTATAGGTATTACCGATTTTGCTCAGGAAGAGCTGGGTGATATTGTGTTCATTGATGTATCTACAGAAGGTGAAACTCTCGAACAGGGAGAAGTGTTTGGAAGTGTAGAGGCCGTTAAAACTGTATCTGACCTGTTGATGCCTGTTAGTGGTGAGGTTCTGGAAATAAACCCTGAACTGGATGACGCTCCTGAGATGGTTAATCAAGATCCATATGAAAAAGGATGGATAATAAAAGTTACAATTGAGAAACCAGAAGAGTTAGATGGCTTAATGTCTGCTGCTGACTACAAAAGTTTTATCGGAAAGTAA
- a CDS encoding DNA alkylation repair protein, with translation MSALEIKNKLIALGSPERANHSAYFFKTAEGEYGYGDKFIGCTVPETRSVANKYPDLPLSENKKLLEDELHECRLCALVILTHQFKKANEIVKYEILNYYLANTIHINNWDLVDVSSYKIVGEWLKNREDRSLLYQLAESELLWDQRIAVISTLTFIRNNDFNDTLELSEMFLTHQHDLMHKACGWMLREVGKRDEAVLLHFLNKHAAIMPRTMLRYSIEKFPDELRKYYLSYRQIGKQVEGTRIQNEQVFRTK, from the coding sequence ATGTCCGCACTAGAAATTAAAAATAAACTTATTGCATTAGGAAGTCCCGAAAGAGCAAATCATTCTGCTTATTTCTTTAAAACTGCCGAAGGAGAGTATGGATATGGTGATAAATTTATAGGATGCACTGTGCCTGAAACTCGAAGTGTAGCAAATAAATATCCCGACTTACCTTTATCTGAAAATAAAAAGTTGCTTGAAGATGAATTACATGAGTGCAGATTATGTGCTTTGGTAATTCTAACACATCAATTTAAAAAGGCCAATGAAATAGTTAAATATGAGATACTTAACTACTACTTAGCAAATACAATTCATATAAATAACTGGGATCTGGTTGATGTTTCGTCATATAAGATAGTGGGCGAATGGCTCAAAAACAGAGAAGATAGGTCTCTATTATATCAACTTGCAGAAAGCGAACTGCTCTGGGATCAACGTATAGCAGTAATTTCAACATTAACATTTATACGAAATAACGATTTTAATGATACATTAGAATTATCAGAGATGTTTCTCACACACCAACATGATCTTATGCATAAAGCTTGTGGATGGATGTTGCGAGAAGTCGGGAAAAGAGATGAGGCTGTATTGTTACACTTTCTTAATAAACATGCAGCTATTATGCCACGTACAATGCTCAGATACTCGATTGAGAAATTTCCTGATGAGTTGAGAAAATATTATTTAAGCTACAGACAGATAGGAAAACAGGTAGAGGGGACAAGAATACAAAATGAACAAGTTTTCAGAACAAAATAA